One stretch of Rathayibacter festucae DSM 15932 DNA includes these proteins:
- a CDS encoding MerR family transcriptional regulator, translated as MRVSELSRLSGVSLPTIKYYIREGLLPAGTASGPQRSDYGDDHLARLRLLRALIESAGVGIAGAKRITAVLDEGAPPAVAFEVAQDVVSANVDSEAVASNDALDRVRSVVGDDYCEHPAVRTAARALDALELSGGGMTPSWLDAYARAAAIVASADLDELEARSSVSEQTSIAAVGTALGDVVLQSMRRVAQARETQRRFGERQDSASASEHVATRENAEVAR; from the coding sequence ATGCGAGTCTCGGAGCTCAGCCGCCTCAGCGGCGTCAGCCTGCCCACGATCAAGTACTACATCCGCGAGGGACTGCTGCCGGCGGGCACGGCCTCGGGGCCGCAGCGGTCCGACTACGGCGACGACCACCTCGCCCGCCTCCGCCTGCTCCGCGCCCTGATCGAGAGCGCTGGAGTCGGCATCGCCGGCGCGAAGCGGATCACGGCCGTGCTGGACGAGGGCGCTCCCCCGGCGGTCGCGTTCGAGGTGGCGCAGGACGTCGTCTCCGCGAACGTCGACTCCGAGGCCGTCGCCTCGAACGACGCGCTCGACCGGGTGCGGTCGGTGGTCGGCGACGACTACTGCGAGCACCCGGCAGTGCGGACAGCGGCTCGGGCTCTCGACGCCCTGGAGCTCTCCGGGGGCGGCATGACGCCGTCCTGGCTCGACGCCTACGCCCGGGCGGCGGCGATCGTCGCGAGCGCGGACCTGGACGAGCTCGAGGCGCGCAGCAGCGTGAGTGAGCAGACCTCGATCGCGGCGGTGGGCACGGCCCTCGGCGACGTCGTGCTGCAGTCGATGCGCCGGGTCGCCCAGGCCCGGGAGACGCAGCGGCGGTTCGGGGAGCGGCAGGACTCGGCGTCCGCCTCCGAGCACGTCGCGACGCGAGAGAACGCCGAGGTGGCGCGATGA